From the genome of Candidatus Paceibacterota bacterium, one region includes:
- a CDS encoding GspE/PulE family protein has product MHIDEKQLKEFILDSGLVSRADFEKVEEEAIADKIPISKALIKTGKLNDDDWRRVQAYMMGIPFVDLKGLKIESDVLSLIPEPIARNHNILAFEKNGDSLQVVMLDTDDLPVIDFIKKKLGLKILPRLTDVESMKSALLQYQKSLKAEFGDIIQKEAEAIQTYTPSDDKGAGATESDLKKMAEDLPIVRIVETLLKHAIIQNASDIHIEPLETEVLVRYRIDGILHDAMVLPRNSALGIVARIKVLSNLKLDEKRLPQDGRFKVEANAEKVSFRVSVLPTYFGEKIVMRLLKEGKSGFTLEKLGFHGEGLERIHSGTKQRTGMILCAGPTGSGKTTTLYTVLDILNTASVNISTIEDPIEYQMPRVNQTQVKPEIGFSFANGLRSLLRQDPDIVMVGEIRDNETAGLAINASLTGHLVLSTLHTNSAAGAIPRLLDMKCEPFLLVSTLNVVIGQRLIRKLCDKKDQYFLSKAEFADISKEVDMNHVLDILREEKIVAKTATWDKIPFFRAKPSTDSEDGYKGRVGIHEVLKISASIKDLVMKRASAKDIEDQAKKEGMLTMIEDGIFKAVQGVTTIEEVLRVVSE; this is encoded by the coding sequence ATGCACATTGATGAGAAACAATTGAAAGAATTCATTCTCGACTCGGGCCTTGTTTCTCGAGCTGATTTCGAAAAGGTAGAGGAAGAAGCCATTGCGGATAAAATTCCGATAAGCAAGGCGCTCATAAAGACCGGGAAATTGAACGATGATGATTGGAGAAGGGTGCAAGCCTATATGATGGGTATTCCTTTTGTTGATCTCAAGGGTCTCAAAATCGAGAGCGACGTCCTTTCGCTTATTCCGGAACCGATTGCCCGAAATCATAATATTCTCGCGTTTGAGAAAAATGGCGACTCTCTCCAAGTGGTGATGCTCGATACCGATGATCTTCCCGTTATTGATTTTATAAAAAAGAAACTCGGACTTAAAATTTTGCCTCGGCTGACCGATGTTGAGAGTATGAAATCCGCGCTTCTCCAGTATCAGAAAAGTTTGAAAGCGGAATTCGGCGACATTATTCAAAAAGAAGCGGAAGCAATTCAAACCTACACACCTTCAGATGACAAGGGGGCAGGCGCAACAGAAAGCGATTTGAAAAAAATGGCAGAGGATCTTCCTATCGTGAGGATCGTCGAGACCCTTCTCAAGCACGCCATCATCCAAAACGCATCCGATATTCATATTGAACCACTCGAAACTGAAGTTTTAGTGCGTTATCGCATTGACGGAATTCTTCATGACGCGATGGTTCTTCCTCGGAACTCTGCTCTCGGTATCGTCGCCCGCATCAAAGTGCTTTCGAATTTGAAACTCGACGAAAAAAGACTCCCGCAGGACGGACGTTTTAAAGTTGAGGCCAATGCCGAGAAAGTTTCTTTTCGCGTTTCTGTGTTACCGACCTATTTCGGAGAGAAAATTGTGATGCGACTTTTGAAAGAAGGGAAGTCCGGTTTTACTTTGGAGAAGCTCGGTTTTCATGGGGAGGGGCTGGAAAGAATTCATTCAGGCACCAAACAGCGCACCGGAATGATTCTCTGCGCCGGCCCGACTGGTTCTGGAAAAACGACGACTCTTTATACTGTGCTTGATATTTTGAATACTGCTTCAGTAAATATTTCCACTATCGAAGACCCGATCGAATATCAAATGCCCCGCGTCAATCAAACGCAGGTGAAGCCGGAGATTGGTTTCAGTTTTGCAAACGGGCTCCGCTCCCTTCTCCGACAAGATCCGGACATTGTGATGGTGGGAGAAATTCGAGACAACGAGACAGCTGGCTTGGCGATTAACGCATCTCTGACTGGACACTTGGTGCTTTCAACACTTCACACTAACTCTGCTGCTGGCGCGATTCCGAGACTACTTGATATGAAATGCGAGCCGTTCCTTTTGGTTTCGACATTGAATGTCGTCATTGGACAGAGACTCATCCGAAAACTGTGCGACAAGAAAGATCAGTATTTTTTAAGCAAGGCTGAATTCGCGGACATTTCAAAGGAGGTGGATATGAATCACGTGCTTGATATTCTTCGGGAAGAAAAAATTGTGGCAAAGACCGCCACCTGGGACAAAATACCTTTTTTCAGAGCGAAACCTTCCACGGATTCCGAAGATGGTTATAAAGGAAGAGTTGGTATCCACGAGGTGCTTAAAATTTCTGCTTCCATAAAAGATTTAGTTATGAAGAGAGCTTCCGCGAAAGATATCGAAGATCAGGCGAAGAAAGAAGGAATGCTTACGATGATCGAAGACGGCATTTTTAAAGCAGTGCAGGGAGTTACCACGATCGAGGAAGTTTTGAGAGTTGTGTCTGAATAG
- a CDS encoding type II secretion system F family protein yields the protein MPTFHFRAQSISGDIYEGEREATDKFALYRDLKKEGQTIFSANSVSKSNNALSGLVSRVSDSFGSVGVHDQIMLARNLGAMMKGGLSLSRALDVISRQSKSGKLKTVVASLRSDVSRGMSLSEGMKKFPKVFSPVFIYMTKAGEESGNLDESLKVIANQIERVYLLQKKIKGAMIYPAIIVTVMMIIAVLMFVFVVPTLASTFKDLGGELPLTTRIIIGISDVLVNHFLLSLGVFLGIVITLVSFLRTRTGKRMMDFILLHFPFLATLTREVNSARTTRTLSSLLSAGVEVISAVSITADVIQNSYYKAVLKAAEIRIEKGESISSAFSAQEKLYPVFVAEMVSVGEETGKLSQMLLEVAAFYEEDVDQKTKDMSTIIEPFLMVIVGVAVGFFAVSILSPIYSLVSHIS from the coding sequence ATGCCCACATTTCATTTTAGAGCACAGAGTATATCTGGAGATATATACGAAGGAGAACGAGAGGCGACTGATAAATTTGCCTTGTACCGGGATTTGAAAAAAGAAGGCCAAACTATATTCTCTGCTAATTCTGTCTCGAAAAGCAATAATGCTCTTTCCGGACTTGTATCGCGCGTAAGCGATTCTTTCGGATCTGTGGGCGTTCACGACCAGATTATGCTCGCCCGAAATTTGGGCGCAATGATGAAGGGCGGGCTCTCGCTTTCCCGCGCCTTGGACGTCATCTCCCGCCAGTCCAAGAGTGGAAAACTCAAAACGGTGGTGGCAAGTCTTCGAAGCGACGTGAGCCGGGGTATGAGCTTGAGCGAGGGAATGAAAAAATTCCCCAAAGTGTTTTCTCCCGTTTTTATTTATATGACGAAAGCCGGCGAGGAAAGCGGGAATCTCGACGAATCTTTGAAAGTCATCGCCAATCAGATTGAAAGAGTGTATCTTCTCCAGAAGAAAATAAAAGGGGCGATGATTTATCCGGCTATTATTGTTACCGTGATGATGATCATTGCTGTGCTTATGTTCGTCTTCGTGGTTCCGACGCTCGCGAGCACCTTCAAAGATCTTGGGGGAGAACTGCCTTTGACCACAAGGATTATCATCGGTATCAGCGACGTTTTGGTCAATCATTTTCTGCTTTCTCTCGGGGTCTTTCTTGGAATTGTCATTACTCTTGTGAGTTTCCTAAGAACAAGGACAGGAAAACGGATGATGGATTTTATTCTTCTCCATTTTCCTTTTCTTGCAACTTTGACTCGAGAAGTAAATTCCGCGCGCACGACCCGGACTCTTTCCTCTCTTCTTTCTGCGGGTGTGGAAGTAATCAGCGCGGTCTCTATCACAGCCGATGTTATTCAAAATTCATATTACAAAGCAGTGCTTAAGGCTGCCGAGATACGAATAGAGAAAGGCGAGAGCATCTCTAGCGCTTTTTCTGCGCAGGAAAAACTCTATCCTGTTTTTGTCGCAGAAATGGTCTCTGTTGGGGAAGAGACGGGAAAACTTTCGCAAATGCTTCTTGAGGTGGCAGCTTTTTACGAAGAAGACGTTGATCAAAAGACGAAGGATATGTCCACAATCATTGAGCCGTTTCTTATGGTCATTGTCGGAGTGGCCGTAGGATTCTTCGCTGTTTCAATCCTTTCCCCGATTTATTCTTTGGTTAGTCATATTTCATAA
- a CDS encoding GIY-YIG nuclease family protein, whose protein sequence is MFYTYVIESLKNAQWYIGFTADLRKRLEEHNQGLNFSTKRYRPWKCVYYEACIDKDDAFRRERYLKTTQGGRLLKRRVKEYLYKKNLTD, encoded by the coding sequence ATGTTCTACACTTATGTAATCGAAAGTTTGAAAAATGCACAATGGTATATTGGTTTTACAGCAGATTTGAGAAAACGATTAGAAGAACATAATCAAGGGTTAAATTTTTCTACAAAACGATATCGGCCGTGGAAATGTGTTTATTACGAAGCTTGTATCGATAAAGATGACGCTTTTCGCAGAGAGCGATATTTAAAGACAACACAAGGTGGTAGGTTATTAAAACGGAGAGTCAAAGAATATTTGTACAAGAAAAATTTAACAGACTAA
- a CDS encoding SUMF1/EgtB/PvdO family nonheme iron enzyme translates to MKTIRIVVLALFVCAGVSVRGDDVADKLDQLQQKLDTANGALAEAVTHMFSRGNLQAVAGKVDDALAFAATLESAAEADSLPVVKKGASAFKKALQKAKKAVADPAKYQQWLPVILGAMDSGGKIKTAMLRVKTLGPLVIVKSSSVKVQGKSGKTVQFKVYQIGIAATTPEATVTNVAGIAGNIVDGNPTWKKTNVVSLTTGGNGGAAKVTVTVGTRFGSGFVFNSLPVVLSPVSTPTFSLPGGVYTTGQSVTIDCATAGATIYYTTDGSIPTPSSSVYTGAIAFGSTTTIKAIALKDIYSDSAVASATYTIQLVQVASPTFSLPTGIYQSGQSVTISCATAGATIYYTTDGSVPTASSLQYTSPVSVGNTTMIRAIALENEMLDSAVGRVYIAINSIDLGNGVKLELVHIPAGSFMMGSPETEIGHDVGESPRHQVTISHAFFMGKFTVTQSQYTKVMGNNPSHFIGSENPVETMGFEGAQAFCAELKAMTGLDVRLPTEAEWEYSCRAGTTTAFYAGDSSNNYDDPVMDSIGWYDSNSATPDYQPGYGTTHPVGQKLPNAFGLYDMSGNVWQYCQDWFDVYQADAVTDPQGPAFNPAYPSHVLRGGYWWATATTCRSATRSYLPDIGAGDYGFRVVVNAP, encoded by the coding sequence ATGAAAACCATTCGGATTGTAGTTCTCGCGCTTTTTGTGTGCGCGGGTGTCTCGGTTCGCGGCGATGATGTCGCGGACAAGCTCGACCAGTTGCAGCAGAAATTGGACACGGCCAACGGCGCTCTTGCCGAAGCTGTTACCCACATGTTTTCCCGCGGCAACTTACAAGCTGTCGCGGGAAAAGTTGATGACGCACTTGCATTCGCGGCGACTCTTGAGAGCGCAGCAGAAGCGGATTCTCTGCCTGTCGTCAAAAAAGGCGCCAGCGCTTTTAAGAAGGCGCTTCAGAAAGCAAAGAAAGCAGTCGCTGATCCTGCAAAATACCAGCAGTGGCTTCCAGTAATTCTTGGGGCCATGGACTCTGGAGGGAAGATCAAAACGGCGATGCTTCGCGTGAAAACGTTAGGTCCGCTCGTTATCGTAAAATCTTCATCAGTGAAGGTGCAGGGAAAGTCGGGGAAGACTGTACAATTCAAGGTCTACCAGATCGGTATTGCTGCGACGACTCCAGAGGCGACTGTTACGAATGTCGCCGGTATCGCCGGTAATATCGTAGACGGAAACCCCACGTGGAAGAAGACAAATGTTGTGTCTCTTACCACGGGAGGAAACGGCGGAGCGGCAAAAGTTACGGTCACGGTAGGCACAAGATTTGGAAGCGGGTTTGTGTTTAACAGCCTGCCTGTTGTCTTGTCTCCTGTCTCCACTCCCACATTCAGTCTGCCAGGAGGTGTTTACACCACCGGACAGAGTGTGACGATTGATTGCGCCACAGCCGGCGCGACAATCTATTACACGACTGATGGAAGCATTCCCACGCCTTCGTCTTCGGTGTACACCGGGGCGATCGCGTTTGGGTCGACGACTACGATCAAAGCTATTGCGCTCAAGGACATCTATTCCGACAGTGCGGTAGCCAGTGCAACGTACACTATTCAACTTGTTCAGGTCGCGTCTCCCACCTTCAGTCTGCCCACAGGTATTTACCAAAGCGGGCAGAGTGTAACGATCTCCTGCGCCACAGCCGGCGCGACAATCTATTACACGACTGATGGGAGTGTGCCGACAGCATCTTCGCTTCAGTACACTAGTCCAGTCTCTGTCGGTAATACGACAATGATTCGGGCGATTGCATTGGAGAATGAAATGCTAGATAGCGCGGTCGGCAGAGTGTATATCGCAATCAATTCAATTGACCTCGGCAACGGTGTCAAGTTGGAGCTGGTTCACATTCCCGCGGGTTCGTTTATGATGGGAAGCCCGGAGACTGAAATTGGTCATGATGTTGGAGAAAGTCCTCGGCATCAGGTGACCATTAGTCACGCGTTCTTTATGGGCAAATTCACAGTCACTCAGTCACAATATACGAAAGTGATGGGGAATAACCCAAGCCATTTCATCGGGTCGGAAAACCCCGTTGAAACAATGGGGTTCGAAGGCGCCCAGGCTTTCTGTGCGGAACTCAAGGCTATGACGGGATTGGACGTTCGCCTCCCAACAGAAGCTGAATGGGAATATTCGTGCCGTGCCGGGACGACGACGGCGTTTTATGCCGGAGATTCTTCCAACAATTATGACGATCCTGTTATGGACAGTATCGGCTGGTATGATTCAAATTCGGCAACGCCGGACTATCAGCCTGGCTATGGTACAACCCATCCTGTCGGGCAGAAGTTGCCAAACGCTTTTGGTCTGTATGACATGAGCGGGAACGTGTGGCAGTACTGCCAGGATTGGTTCGATGTGTACCAAGCTGATGCGGTGACTGATCCACAGGGACCAGCATTCAATCCAGCGTATCCTTCGCACGTTCTTCGCGGGGGGTATTGGTGGGCTACCGCAACGACTTGTCGGTCAGCTACCCGAAGTTATCTTCCTGACATTGGAGCTGGTGATTATGGATTTAGAGTCGTGGTAAATGCACCCTAA
- a CDS encoding prepilin-type N-terminal cleavage/methylation domain-containing protein, translated as MKLFSNNFPAQKGFSVLEFLVVIAIFAIIASLTFSSFSSLRQSKTLETDTLSVLSLLEKARADTLGSKGATQYGVHFETTKATLFTGATYSSGNASNISVIFNPRVQISTISLTGGTSNVVFQRLSGKTSVSGTVTLSLTGASSTKIISIAGTGLSQIQ; from the coding sequence ATGAAACTTTTTTCAAACAATTTTCCCGCTCAAAAAGGTTTTTCCGTTCTTGAATTCTTGGTCGTCATTGCCATCTTCGCAATTATCGCGTCCCTCACATTCTCTTCATTTTCTTCCCTACGCCAGAGTAAGACGTTAGAAACGGACACACTTTCTGTTTTGTCGCTTCTAGAAAAAGCCCGCGCGGACACCCTTGGTTCAAAAGGAGCTACCCAGTATGGAGTGCATTTTGAAACCACGAAAGCCACTCTTTTCACCGGTGCAACGTATAGTTCGGGAAACGCTTCCAACATTTCAGTGATCTTCAATCCCCGCGTACAGATAAGTACAATAAGCCTGACGGGCGGGACGTCTAACGTTGTTTTCCAGAGACTTTCTGGAAAAACCTCAGTTTCGGGCACCGTCACGCTTTCTCTCACGGGAGCATCTTCGACAAAAATCATTTCTATTGCCGGTACGGGTCTCTCTCAAATACAATAG